The Kribbella shirazensis genomic interval CGAGACGAGCTTGCCGCCCTTCCCCAGCACCACCTCGTCCGCTGCCGGGAACGTGAGCCCGCCGACCTTCGCAGTACCGGCGTCGAACGTCAGCAGCGCGGCCCCCTCCACCTGCAGCGACTTGCCGTCGTTGGAGCCTCCCGAAGCAGTCCAGGTGGTCCCGTTGTCGCTCGTCTCGTAGACCGGGTTCGAAACGACCACGCGGGTGCCGGACAGGCCCACGTCGACCGCCGTACGCCCAGGAACCAGCACGCCCTCCCCCAGGTGCGCCGGCGGATCGGCAGCGCCTGCCTGTGCCGCCGTCAACGGCAGCAGTACGACGGCGCACACAGCGGCCGCTTTCACACGAAAACCCAGCACGAGAACCCCCCAGTACTTCCAGGACAACGGCCCGCACCCTAGTGAGTAACCGCCAGTAACGGAAGCGCCGTCCGAAAACCAGGTGACACACCGTGACGCCAAGAGGATCCTGAAAGGCTGACAAACGGTCGGCAGGGAAAGGAACGGATGCAGGCGGGAATCACGGTATCGGCGGCCGAGCTGCCAGAAGTACTGCTGCATGTGGCGGTGGTACGCCCGGTCTTCCTCTGGGGCGCACCAGGGATCGGGAAGAGCAGTCTGGTGCGGGCGTTCGCGGAATCGCTCGGTCTGGAGTGCGTCACGCTCCTGGGGACCCAGCTGGCGCCCGAGGACCTCATCGGCGTACCGCAGATCGTCGACGGACGCAGCCGGTTCGCACCGCCCGTGGCGATCGCGCGCGACCAGCCGTACTGCTTGTTCCTCGACGAGCTCAACGCCTCCTCCGCCGAGGTGCAGAAGGCGTTCTACTCGCTCATCCTGGACCGTCGCATCGGTGAGTACGAGCTGCCCGAAGGGTCGGTGGTGATCGGCGCCGGCAACCGCGCGACCGACAACGCCCTGGCCCGTCCTATGGCGAGCGCCCTGGTGAACCGGCTCGTCCACATCCACCTGCGCGCGTCCGCGAGCGACTGGCTCCAGTGGGCCGGTACGGCGGGCATCCACGCGTGGGTACTGGAATACCTGCGCAACCGCCCCGATCACCTGTGGACGGCACCGCCGAAGACCGAGGAGCCGTTCTCCACGCCGCGCAGCTGGCACATGCTGTCCGACGCCCTGCACTCGTACGGCGACGACATCTCCGACGAGACACTGCGGGTCCTTGCCTTCGGCACCTTGTCCGCCGCGCACGCGTCGGCGTTTCGCGCCTATGTGAAGACGGTGCGGCACGCGTTCGGACTGGACGCCGTCCTCAAGGGCGAGACCGGCTGGCCGGCCGCACCGGAGGATCGCGACCTGCTGTACTTCCTGGC includes:
- a CDS encoding ATP-binding protein, which translates into the protein MQAGITVSAAELPEVLLHVAVVRPVFLWGAPGIGKSSLVRAFAESLGLECVTLLGTQLAPEDLIGVPQIVDGRSRFAPPVAIARDQPYCLFLDELNASSAEVQKAFYSLILDRRIGEYELPEGSVVIGAGNRATDNALARPMASALVNRLVHIHLRASASDWLQWAGTAGIHAWVLEYLRNRPDHLWTAPPKTEEPFSTPRSWHMLSDALHSYGDDISDETLRVLAFGTLSAAHASAFRAYVKTVRHAFGLDAVLKGETGWPAAPEDRDLLYFLAETFRARLIKELAADKASASPAARQLAHRGKALLVELAEISLEVAQLVIASDDDGRPVLPTWFLVEVSRDLPRLVAARA